The following proteins are encoded in a genomic region of Mesotoga sp. UBA6090:
- the pulA gene encoding type I pullulanase encodes MGKNAADYDAGTVLIVHYHRYDENYDGWNLWIWPDKPKSMDGKSYAFDGTDDFGVSATVKLDEKHSRVGFIVRLREWEKKDVTTDRFVDIPESGVAEIWVIEGEEEFLISPEKIDLTPRVKIAFLDSLSEIFASLSAPVDTKTVTPKVLVNGSLIEIETFEKADPTDVSVTNYVKIKLAKPLSAECVSEELSLKIEGFLSSEIIVRKALDDPQFFYGNQLGAIYSKSETVFRVWSPVSSSASVLLFEDLYSDGYVEIPMTRGEAGVWEAVVEGDQHLKAYRYKFFSYGKERNTVDIYSRAVTKNSERSVVIDPEKAAFDGWKDHKIPLFENPENAIIYEIHVGDMTSDLDTTVEHKGKYLGLAETGRTGPEGVSVGLDHITELGVTHVHIMPFNDIHYIIEGEDGQYGWGYDPYLYMVPEGHYSIDPSDPLSRIIESKIMIEKFHENGIRVILDTVFNHTAATGSSSPFDQTVPFYYYRTDRTGAYLNGTGVGNEIATERPMMRKHILDTLKMWVNEYRIDGFRFDLMGLMDRETILAIDRELHAIDESILLYGEPWGGWGATITFGKGDQKGTGVSVFNDNLRDAIRGSVFDEKIKGFALGSRAKERRIMRGIVGSIEYSNDIKDFADDPAETINYVSAHDNQTLWDKNSAAMPDAPRDLLLSAQKLSNAIVILSQGIPFLHGGVDFARTKYGNENSYNAGVEINKMDYSRKAEFIDLFTYYKDIIALRKNHPAFRMTSSEQIRSNLTFLDAPRNIVAFIINGKSAGDSWEEILVIFNGNLEPAEITLPDESWNLASDGVRVSEASLERLSGKVTLEPISTYVFFK; translated from the coding sequence ATGGGAAAAAACGCAGCAGATTATGATGCAGGAACTGTATTGATTGTTCATTATCACAGGTACGACGAAAACTATGATGGCTGGAATCTCTGGATTTGGCCGGATAAGCCGAAAAGTATGGATGGAAAATCATATGCTTTCGACGGAACAGATGATTTTGGAGTGTCTGCAACCGTCAAACTTGACGAAAAACACTCTAGAGTTGGCTTTATAGTAAGACTCAGAGAGTGGGAAAAGAAAGATGTTACCACCGATAGATTTGTCGACATTCCCGAATCAGGCGTGGCCGAAATTTGGGTAATCGAAGGTGAAGAAGAGTTTCTGATCAGTCCAGAGAAGATAGATCTTACTCCAAGAGTCAAGATAGCTTTTCTGGATTCACTGAGCGAGATATTTGCATCGCTTTCAGCTCCTGTTGACACCAAGACCGTAACTCCAAAAGTCTTGGTGAACGGTTCTCTCATTGAGATTGAAACCTTCGAAAAGGCGGATCCAACTGATGTATCCGTTACTAACTACGTTAAGATAAAGCTGGCGAAACCTCTTTCTGCAGAATGTGTTAGTGAAGAGCTTTCCCTGAAGATAGAAGGCTTCCTTTCAAGTGAGATCATTGTCAGGAAGGCGCTTGATGACCCGCAATTCTTCTACGGAAATCAGCTCGGAGCAATCTACTCAAAGAGCGAGACTGTTTTCAGAGTCTGGTCGCCCGTATCTTCTTCAGCATCGGTGCTTCTGTTTGAAGACCTTTATTCCGATGGTTACGTCGAAATTCCCATGACTAGAGGAGAAGCCGGAGTATGGGAAGCAGTCGTTGAAGGAGATCAGCATCTTAAAGCCTACAGGTACAAGTTTTTTTCTTATGGCAAGGAAAGAAATACTGTGGATATTTACTCCCGTGCGGTAACAAAAAACAGTGAGAGGTCAGTCGTAATAGATCCTGAAAAGGCTGCTTTCGATGGTTGGAAAGATCATAAAATCCCACTCTTCGAGAACCCTGAGAACGCAATAATATACGAGATTCATGTTGGGGACATGACCTCCGATTTGGATACAACTGTAGAGCATAAGGGCAAGTATCTCGGACTGGCAGAAACGGGCAGAACAGGCCCTGAGGGAGTGTCTGTCGGATTGGATCACATTACTGAACTTGGCGTAACACATGTACACATAATGCCCTTCAACGACATTCATTACATCATCGAAGGAGAAGACGGACAGTACGGTTGGGGCTATGATCCTTATCTGTACATGGTTCCTGAGGGCCATTACAGTATCGATCCTTCCGATCCTCTTAGCAGAATAATCGAGTCGAAGATCATGATAGAGAAATTCCACGAAAACGGGATCAGAGTCATTCTCGATACCGTATTTAATCACACGGCAGCAACTGGCTCTTCTTCACCCTTTGATCAAACGGTTCCCTTTTACTATTACAGGACAGATAGAACTGGAGCTTATTTGAACGGAACAGGAGTCGGTAATGAGATAGCTACCGAAAGACCGATGATGAGGAAGCACATTCTCGATACTCTGAAGATGTGGGTCAATGAATATAGAATCGATGGGTTCAGATTCGACCTTATGGGCCTAATGGACAGAGAGACCATTCTTGCAATAGACCGGGAGCTTCATGCCATCGATGAATCGATTCTCCTCTACGGCGAGCCGTGGGGCGGATGGGGAGCCACAATAACTTTTGGAAAGGGCGATCAGAAGGGAACCGGGGTAAGCGTGTTTAACGATAACCTGAGAGACGCTATCCGAGGAAGTGTTTTCGATGAGAAGATAAAGGGCTTTGCCCTTGGAAGCAGGGCAAAAGAGCGGAGGATAATGCGTGGTATCGTGGGGAGCATTGAATATAGCAACGACATAAAAGACTTTGCTGATGATCCAGCAGAGACTATCAACTACGTTTCGGCCCACGATAATCAGACCTTGTGGGACAAGAATAGTGCCGCAATGCCAGATGCTCCAAGAGATCTATTGTTGAGTGCGCAAAAGCTGTCAAATGCAATAGTAATTCTTTCACAAGGGATTCCCTTCCTTCATGGTGGAGTGGATTTCGCGCGTACGAAGTATGGGAACGAAAACAGCTATAACGCCGGAGTTGAGATAAACAAAATGGATTATTCAAGGAAGGCCGAGTTTATTGATCTTTTCACCTATTACAAGGATATAATAGCCCTGAGAAAAAACCATCCAGCCTTCAGGATGACTTCATCTGAGCAGATCCGCAGCAACCTGACATTCCTTGACGCACCAAGAAACATAGTTGCATTCATCATAAATGGAAAGTCGGCCGGCGATTCGTGGGAGGAAATACTAGTAATCTTCAACGGCAATCTTGAACCCGCTGAGATAACCCTCCCGGATGAAAGTTGGAATCTCGCATCAGACGGAGTTAGAGTCTCGGAAGCCTCGCTTGAAAGACTCTCAGGCAAAGTGACACTTGAACCGATATCCACCTATGTCTTCTTCAAGTAA
- a CDS encoding molybdopterin-binding protein: MYSCKIIRILESGFFDEIAESIEISKRILEDYGFRYTGSTDVDPVMSDLKEAIYADSCSNDMVLVLGGTGLHREDIGPEVVLSLVDKRATGIETAMLRNAIVADPSLCLYRVGAGTIGDSIVLSVPGYHETVHYYLEPVLNYLKPFFDGLRASERIQNRNS, encoded by the coding sequence ATGTACAGCTGTAAGATAATAAGAATACTTGAGTCTGGTTTTTTCGATGAAATCGCTGAATCAATAGAGATCTCTAAAAGGATTCTCGAAGATTATGGTTTTAGGTACACAGGTTCTACTGATGTCGACCCAGTGATGAGCGATCTTAAAGAAGCAATATATGCCGATTCCTGTTCAAATGACATGGTTCTCGTTCTTGGAGGAACGGGACTTCACAGGGAAGACATAGGACCCGAGGTTGTCTTGTCTCTTGTGGATAAAAGGGCAACAGGAATTGAGACGGCAATGCTCAGGAATGCTATAGTCGCCGACCCTTCTCTGTGCCTATACCGGGTTGGAGCAGGAACAATCGGGGATTCAATAGTACTATCTGTTCCCGGTTATCACGAAACTGTTCATTATTACCTAGAACCCGTTCTGAACTATTTGAAACCCTTTTTCGACGGACTCAGGGCATCGGAGAGAATTCAGAATAGAAATAGCTGA
- a CDS encoding deoxynucleoside kinase has translation MMFSKLSGKYVSVEGVIGVGKTTLVQTLSRKYTMPTVLEVVEENPFLVRFYEDMERWAFQTQLFFLISRFDQQSNVKKAASQGQGVVSDYAFIKDHLFASLNLKGEQLRLYEKIFNALKEQVLHPDLIVYLYADVDTLMNRIALRDRPFERRMDRTYISMLSDAYENYMKDVAESQVLKIDTSNIDFVRNPEDLKRVFERIEAIL, from the coding sequence ATGATGTTTTCTAAATTAAGCGGAAAGTATGTTTCTGTGGAAGGAGTAATAGGAGTCGGTAAGACAACCCTTGTCCAGACTCTCTCTCGAAAATACACTATGCCAACTGTGTTGGAAGTTGTCGAAGAAAATCCATTTCTAGTTCGTTTCTATGAAGATATGGAAAGATGGGCTTTTCAAACTCAGCTCTTTTTCTTGATAAGTCGGTTTGATCAGCAGTCGAACGTCAAAAAGGCAGCTTCGCAGGGACAGGGAGTTGTCTCTGACTATGCTTTTATAAAGGATCATTTATTTGCGTCTCTTAACCTCAAGGGGGAACAACTCAGACTGTATGAGAAGATCTTTAATGCTCTGAAAGAGCAGGTTCTTCATCCAGACCTTATAGTCTATCTATACGCTGACGTTGATACTCTAATGAATAGAATTGCTCTTAGAGATAGACCGTTCGAGAGAAGAATGGACAGGACTTATATCTCGATGCTAAGTGATGCTTATGAGAATTACATGAAGGACGTGGCCGAAAGCCAGGTTCTGAAAATTGATACTTCGAACATCGACTTTGTTAGAAATCCCGAAGACCTCAAGAGGGTTTTTGAGAGAATCGAGGCGATCTTATGA
- a CDS encoding deoxynucleoside kinase: MILGICGNIGAGKSSLTNLLEEELGFRGVYEAVDENPFLEDFYSDMKSWAFHSQLFFLIKRFDFLKRVVTEGAVILQDRTIYEDVEIFARNLQLMGYINERDWRLYLDTYETLSDHLTTPEGIVYIKCSKNVLMKRIKKRGRGFESDVSEDYIERLNELYDDWIERVTFCRKLIIDGNRYDFIESAQDRADVLHLISRFTAELMAGVQSRLFSR, encoded by the coding sequence ATGATATTGGGAATATGCGGGAACATCGGAGCTGGAAAATCATCACTTACTAATTTGCTGGAGGAGGAACTTGGGTTCAGAGGGGTCTACGAAGCCGTTGATGAAAACCCTTTTCTTGAAGACTTCTACTCCGATATGAAAAGCTGGGCATTTCATTCGCAGCTGTTCTTTCTTATCAAACGCTTTGATTTCCTCAAGAGGGTTGTGACAGAGGGTGCGGTGATTTTACAGGACAGAACGATATACGAAGATGTGGAAATATTCGCCCGCAACCTACAACTTATGGGCTACATCAACGAAAGAGACTGGAGGCTCTATCTTGACACTTATGAGACACTTTCGGATCATCTAACCACTCCCGAAGGAATAGTCTATATAAAATGCTCGAAGAACGTGTTGATGAAAAGGATAAAGAAGAGAGGTCGAGGTTTTGAGAGCGATGTAAGCGAAGATTATATTGAAAGACTCAACGAGTTATACGATGACTGGATAGAGAGAGTTACATTTTGCAGAAAGCTAATTATTGACGGTAACAGGTACGATTTCATAGAAAGCGCTCAGGACAGGGCGGATGTCCTTCACCTGATCTCGAGATTCACGGCAGAACTAATGGCGGGAGTACAGTCTAGGTTGTTTTCCAGATAG
- a CDS encoding HAD family hydrolase, whose product MKERITYLFDLDGTLSAVSDEDFARRYLQLVSSSAEGRVVPEKLITSLEVALKALFGDRDNFKNNYDLFMERFVESMNDHDRNWFEQFFDEFYDGEYNRLKELVVPRENVVKVLKDLRKAGKGIIIATNPIFPEKAINKRLEWVGVDKKFFDYVTTMENSHYVKPDVRYYREILEVNGLEARNCVMIGNDMSMDGVCSTAGIEYIDVSSIQSIWKTT is encoded by the coding sequence GTGAAGGAACGTATCACATATCTGTTTGATCTTGACGGTACGCTAAGCGCTGTTTCTGATGAGGATTTCGCAAGGCGTTATCTTCAACTTGTTTCCAGCTCAGCCGAAGGAAGAGTCGTCCCAGAAAAACTCATAACTTCTTTGGAGGTCGCGCTAAAAGCTCTTTTTGGTGATAGAGACAACTTCAAGAATAATTATGACCTTTTTATGGAGAGGTTTGTTGAATCGATGAATGACCATGATCGAAATTGGTTTGAACAGTTTTTCGATGAGTTCTACGACGGTGAATACAACAGATTGAAAGAGCTAGTAGTGCCTCGAGAGAATGTAGTAAAGGTGTTGAAGGATTTGAGAAAGGCTGGGAAAGGAATTATCATCGCGACAAATCCGATTTTTCCGGAAAAGGCTATCAACAAAAGACTTGAGTGGGTTGGAGTGGATAAGAAGTTCTTTGACTACGTGACGACCATGGAAAACTCCCACTACGTTAAGCCCGATGTAAGATACTATCGGGAGATTCTGGAGGTCAACGGTCTGGAGGCAAGAAACTGTGTCATGATCGGAAACGATATGAGCATGGACGGTGTTTGCTCAACTGCTGGAATCGAATACATCGATGTCTCTTCAATTCAGTCTATCTGGAAAACAACCTAG
- a CDS encoding anaerobic nitric oxide reductase flavorubredoxin — protein sequence MGRKITDSVTWVGKIDWELRKFHGEDYSTHRGSSYNSYLVKDEKTALIDTVWAPFAEEFVEDLKKVINLAEIDYVIANHGEIDHSGGLVALMRETPNIPIYCTENAIKSLKGQFHEDWNFVTVKTGDTLSLGKKTLTFVEAPMLHWPDSMFEYLDGDAILSSNDAFGQHYATELLYNDLVDQAELYQEAIKYYANILTPFSRLVVRKIEEVLSFNLPLNMICPSHGVIWRKDPVQIVENYMKWANNYQEDQVTIVYDTMWEGTKKMAEAIAEGIGRASNGTPVKLYNAGKIDKNDIVTEIFKSKAVLFGSPTVNKGILAPLSGMLHEVKGLAFKNKKAAVFGTYGWSGESIDVLGKMVEETGFEIIQPGLKKLWSPDDLSLNDCREFGKAFASKL from the coding sequence ATGGGAAGGAAGATCACCGATAGTGTAACTTGGGTCGGCAAGATTGACTGGGAACTAAGAAAGTTTCACGGAGAAGATTATTCGACTCACAGAGGGTCGAGTTACAACTCTTATCTAGTAAAAGACGAGAAGACAGCCCTTATAGATACAGTCTGGGCCCCTTTTGCAGAGGAGTTTGTTGAGGACCTAAAGAAAGTTATAAATCTCGCAGAGATTGACTACGTGATAGCGAATCATGGAGAGATTGATCACAGCGGTGGACTTGTGGCATTGATGAGAGAGACTCCGAACATCCCGATTTACTGTACGGAAAACGCAATAAAATCTCTGAAGGGACAGTTTCATGAAGATTGGAATTTTGTCACGGTAAAAACAGGTGACACCTTGAGTCTTGGCAAGAAGACTCTTACCTTCGTGGAAGCACCGATGCTTCACTGGCCAGATTCGATGTTTGAGTACCTGGATGGTGATGCGATTCTTTCCAGCAACGACGCGTTTGGGCAGCACTATGCCACTGAACTCCTGTATAACGATCTTGTAGACCAGGCCGAACTTTATCAAGAAGCGATCAAGTATTACGCTAATATTCTCACTCCTTTCAGTAGGCTCGTTGTAAGAAAGATAGAAGAAGTCCTGTCCTTCAATCTTCCACTGAACATGATCTGTCCAAGCCACGGAGTGATCTGGAGAAAAGATCCAGTCCAAATAGTGGAGAATTACATGAAATGGGCGAATAATTACCAGGAAGACCAAGTAACCATTGTCTACGACACAATGTGGGAAGGCACTAAAAAGATGGCCGAAGCTATTGCTGAAGGCATTGGCAGAGCGAGCAACGGCACGCCAGTCAAACTCTACAACGCGGGAAAGATAGACAAGAACGACATTGTGACAGAGATATTTAAGTCAAAGGCCGTTCTTTTTGGTTCTCCAACCGTGAACAAGGGAATTCTCGCACCGTTGTCAGGTATGCTTCATGAAGTGAAGGGTCTCGCCTTTAAGAACAAGAAAGCAGCTGTATTCGGTACATACGGTTGGAGCGGCGAGTCAATAGATGTTCTCGGCAAAATGGTGGAAGAAACCGGATTTGAGATCATACAACCCGGTTTGAAGAAACTTTGGTCTCCAGATGACCTCAGCCTTAACGACTGTAGAGAATTCGGAAAGGCTTTTGCTTCAAAGCTGTGA
- a CDS encoding DUF5700 domain-containing putative Zn-dependent protease, with protein sequence MIPEIVRTKRKRAESLVRRLRKCLGSIGNLAPVGMKMATEIEKELGRERLIATVGDTVAFLKTYQEVALKKSYYLLEDETFLILEKLLGI encoded by the coding sequence TTGATTCCAGAAATAGTTCGTACGAAGAGAAAGCGAGCAGAATCTTTGGTTCGCCGCTTGCGAAAATGTTTGGGTAGCATCGGAAATCTTGCTCCGGTAGGAATGAAAATGGCTACTGAAATAGAGAAAGAGCTGGGTAGGGAAAGACTTATTGCTACTGTGGGTGATACTGTTGCCTTCCTAAAAACCTACCAGGAGGTAGCATTGAAGAAATCCTACTACCTCCTGGAAGACGAGACCTTTCTTATATTGGAGAAACTTCTTGGAATTTAG
- a CDS encoding DNA-3-methyladenine glycosylase I, whose translation MRCPWAEVDDAYIKYHDTEWGVPVREDKKWFEFLVLEGAQAGLSWRTVLRKRESYREAFEGFDPCIVAKFDENEIEKLMADSGIIRNRRKIESAINNAKKFLQIEVEFGTFDRFIWSFVDYKQVVNAWTSVSEIPAVSKKAHQISRALKEKGFSFVGPTIVYALMQAAGLVNDHLVYCFRYTEV comes from the coding sequence ATACGTTGTCCCTGGGCTGAAGTGGATGATGCGTACATCAAATACCACGATACTGAATGGGGTGTTCCCGTTCGTGAAGACAAGAAGTGGTTTGAGTTTCTTGTTCTAGAAGGAGCTCAGGCCGGTCTCAGTTGGCGCACAGTGCTAAGAAAAAGAGAAAGTTACAGGGAGGCCTTTGAAGGTTTTGATCCTTGTATTGTTGCAAAGTTTGATGAGAATGAAATAGAGAAGCTAATGGCAGATTCCGGAATAATCAGAAACCGAAGAAAGATAGAATCGGCTATTAACAATGCAAAGAAATTCCTTCAAATTGAAGTGGAATTTGGCACATTCGATAGATTCATTTGGAGTTTTGTTGATTACAAGCAGGTAGTGAATGCCTGGACCAGTGTCTCAGAAATCCCTGCCGTTAGTAAAAAAGCTCATCAAATTTCGCGTGCTTTAAAAGAGAAGGGCTTTAGTTTCGTTGGGCCAACAATCGTCTATGCCCTAATGCAGGCAGCCGGCTTGGTGAACGATCATCTTGTATACTGCTTCAGGTATACAGAAGTCTAA
- the aglA gene encoding alpha-glucosidase AglA encodes MSAVNISIIGAGSAVFSLRLVSDLCKTRGLHGSRITLMDIDEGRLAAVQILASKFAEEMETSLQFSKTVELEEAIEGSDFVINSALVGGHAFLERVRSIGEKYGYCRGIDTQEFNMVSDYYTLTNWNQLSYFLKIAEMMEKHAPNAWLLQAANPVFEGTTLIRRHSRIKMVGFCHGHYDVLEVAETLGVNKAELDWQVAGVNHGIWLNRFRRNGEDLYPLFEDYASSYECNKFKPSNPFNVQMSPAALDMYSFYGLVPIGDTVRNSGWKYHYDQQTLEKWYGSPWGSPDSEPGWKWYREQLGEVTGATLALAKAIEQFPDVSLEKLITEGSKGLSSDFTREADQLYDKDSMSGEQHIPFIDAIANGNSARLVVNTLNEGVIEDIDDDVAVEVPAIVDKDGIHVEEIDPVLPDRVIQWYLKPRILRMEWALEAFMEKNPDLIVEILLKDPRTKSFEQARAVVQEIFDSEGYSK; translated from the coding sequence TTGTCGGCAGTCAATATAAGCATAATCGGTGCGGGAAGTGCGGTGTTTTCTCTCAGGCTGGTCAGTGATCTCTGCAAGACGAGAGGCCTTCATGGTAGCAGGATAACATTGATGGACATTGATGAGGGAAGGCTTGCTGCCGTTCAGATCCTTGCATCAAAGTTTGCAGAAGAGATGGAGACAAGTCTCCAGTTTTCCAAGACTGTAGAGTTGGAAGAAGCAATAGAGGGAAGCGATTTTGTGATTAACTCAGCACTGGTTGGAGGACACGCTTTCCTCGAAAGAGTAAGGTCAATCGGCGAGAAGTACGGCTATTGCAGAGGGATAGACACCCAAGAGTTCAACATGGTCTCAGATTACTATACTCTGACTAACTGGAACCAACTCTCGTACTTCTTAAAAATCGCGGAAATGATGGAGAAGCATGCACCGAATGCATGGCTTCTTCAGGCAGCCAATCCGGTTTTCGAGGGTACAACTCTGATAAGAAGGCACTCGAGAATTAAAATGGTAGGATTCTGCCACGGCCATTACGATGTTCTGGAGGTTGCCGAGACGCTTGGAGTAAACAAAGCTGAACTTGACTGGCAGGTTGCAGGCGTAAACCACGGGATATGGCTAAACAGGTTTAGGAGAAACGGGGAGGACCTCTATCCTTTGTTTGAGGATTACGCGTCAAGTTATGAATGCAATAAGTTCAAGCCATCAAATCCCTTCAATGTCCAGATGTCCCCTGCGGCTCTAGATATGTATTCATTCTACGGTTTGGTTCCGATCGGAGATACCGTACGAAATAGCGGGTGGAAGTATCACTACGACCAGCAGACTCTTGAGAAGTGGTATGGTAGTCCTTGGGGTAGTCCGGATTCCGAACCTGGCTGGAAGTGGTACAGAGAGCAGCTAGGAGAGGTTACTGGTGCGACTCTTGCTCTTGCAAAGGCAATCGAGCAGTTTCCCGATGTGAGTCTGGAGAAGCTGATAACTGAGGGTTCGAAAGGTCTGTCCAGTGATTTCACGAGAGAGGCTGATCAACTTTACGACAAAGATTCGATGAGTGGTGAACAGCATATCCCCTTTATTGACGCAATTGCAAATGGGAATTCGGCAAGATTAGTTGTGAACACTCTGAATGAAGGTGTAATAGAGGACATTGATGACGATGTTGCAGTTGAAGTTCCTGCGATAGTAGACAAAGATGGAATTCACGTAGAGGAGATTGATCCGGTATTGCCCGATAGAGTCATTCAGTGGTACTTGAAGCCAAGAATACTCAGGATGGAGTGGGCTCTCGAAGCGTTTATGGAGAAGAATCCCGATCTTATCGTCGAGATTCTTCTGAAAGATCCTAGAACAAAATCTTTCGAGCAAGCAAGAGCGGTTGTTCAAGAGATATTCGATTCAGAAGGATATAGTAAATAG
- a CDS encoding ABC transporter substrate-binding protein, translating into MKKCLFAVLLLSVSLLFASGSVEIFSWWTGGGEEEGLAAIYEVFRSKYPDVEIINATVAGGAGTNAKAVLKTRMLGGNPPDSFQVHGGMELIDTYVITGMMEPLTDILESWGIVDKFPEDIMTICSYEGEVYSIPVNVHRGNVVFINNEILDKVGIDEVPSNVPGFLEVCAKIKEAGYIPLSLGDKDKWEAGHLFETVLLSALGPEKYNGLWNGTTDFSDTGVERAIVIFEELIEYVNEDHAALTWQDATRMVFDGKAAFNVMGDWAEGYLKTLGWTPGVEFSWMAVPGTEGSFMVVTDTFGLPKNAPNRENALKWLEIVASVEGQDAFNPIKGSIPARLDADKSLYDPYLTWSMEDFSTNALCPSIAHGSAAPEGFVTELNDAVNIFITTKDRAAFMRAIESAAEDYID; encoded by the coding sequence ATGAAAAAGTGTCTTTTTGCAGTCCTTCTTTTATCCGTTAGTCTGCTCTTTGCCTCGGGAAGTGTGGAGATTTTCAGCTGGTGGACAGGCGGAGGAGAAGAGGAAGGACTTGCTGCCATCTACGAGGTCTTTAGAAGCAAGTATCCCGATGTCGAGATAATTAACGCAACCGTCGCTGGTGGAGCCGGCACAAACGCAAAAGCTGTCTTGAAAACGAGAATGCTGGGTGGGAATCCTCCTGACTCTTTTCAAGTTCACGGGGGTATGGAACTCATCGACACGTATGTGATCACCGGTATGATGGAGCCACTCACCGACATTCTGGAGAGCTGGGGAATTGTCGACAAATTCCCAGAAGACATTATGACAATCTGTAGCTATGAAGGAGAAGTCTACTCGATTCCCGTAAACGTACACAGGGGAAATGTAGTCTTCATTAACAACGAAATCCTCGACAAGGTTGGAATCGATGAAGTACCTAGCAATGTGCCGGGATTCCTTGAAGTATGTGCAAAGATCAAGGAAGCAGGTTATATTCCACTCTCCCTTGGAGACAAGGACAAATGGGAAGCGGGTCATCTGTTTGAGACTGTTTTGCTCTCTGCTCTGGGCCCGGAAAAATACAATGGACTTTGGAACGGGACGACCGATTTCTCTGACACCGGTGTCGAAAGAGCCATTGTGATCTTCGAAGAACTTATCGAGTATGTGAACGAAGACCACGCAGCTCTCACCTGGCAGGACGCAACCAGAATGGTCTTCGACGGCAAAGCGGCCTTCAACGTAATGGGAGACTGGGCAGAAGGATACCTGAAAACTTTAGGCTGGACACCGGGTGTTGAGTTCAGCTGGATGGCAGTTCCAGGTACTGAAGGTTCCTTCATGGTAGTTACCGATACCTTCGGTCTGCCGAAGAACGCACCAAACAGAGAAAATGCTCTTAAATGGCTCGAAATAGTTGCCTCAGTCGAAGGTCAGGATGCCTTCAACCCAATAAAGGGATCCATTCCGGCAAGATTGGATGCGGACAAATCGCTCTACGATCCTTATCTTACATGGTCGATGGAGGACTTTTCTACCAACGCTCTGTGCCCTTCTATCGCGCACGGATCGGCAGCACCAGAAGGCTTCGTAACTGAGCTGAACGATGCTGTCAATATCTTCATAACCACGAAAGACAGGGCCGCTTTCATGAGAGCCATAGAGAGCGCCGCTGAAGACTATATTGATTAA
- a CDS encoding carbohydrate ABC transporter permease: MKRKTKRGIISFLILSPTFTAIGIFVYFFIGWTARTSVSNWNSFSRLLKGEFEFVGLKNYLRLFEDPRFQTDLWNTLYFTLFFILGCLILGIILAILVDRNMKGSSIFRNIYLFPMALSFVVTGAVWRWIFAPGILPASPQGMNLLFDIVGLDFLQWKWFTSTESFLNFNVALTPVIIAAIWQMSGYTMAMYLAGLRGIAQDLVEAAEVDGATGWQIFWRIKFPILRPITLSAMIILGHISLKIFDLVYAMTGSGPNNVTDVPAIYMFETTFRANKYATGSAIAIVMLLMVAVVIIPYLASSFRKEKRI, translated from the coding sequence ATCAAGAGAAAGACAAAACGAGGAATCATCTCTTTCCTGATTCTTTCGCCTACTTTCACAGCTATAGGGATTTTCGTCTACTTCTTCATCGGCTGGACGGCCAGGACATCAGTTTCCAATTGGAATAGTTTCTCAAGATTACTCAAGGGAGAATTCGAGTTCGTCGGATTAAAGAATTATTTAAGGCTATTTGAAGACCCCAGATTCCAGACGGATCTGTGGAACACCCTTTACTTCACTCTTTTTTTCATTCTGGGCTGCCTCATACTAGGTATAATACTTGCCATTTTGGTGGACCGTAACATGAAAGGGTCGAGCATATTCAGGAACATATATCTCTTCCCTATGGCTCTTTCTTTCGTTGTAACTGGAGCCGTATGGAGATGGATATTTGCTCCTGGGATTCTTCCGGCGAGTCCGCAGGGTATGAATCTTCTGTTCGATATAGTAGGACTGGACTTCCTGCAATGGAAATGGTTCACAAGCACTGAAAGCTTTCTTAACTTCAACGTAGCTTTGACTCCGGTTATAATCGCTGCAATATGGCAAATGTCCGGCTATACAATGGCGATGTACCTTGCAGGACTTCGTGGGATAGCTCAAGATCTGGTTGAAGCTGCCGAAGTGGATGGTGCGACTGGATGGCAGATCTTCTGGAGAATCAAGTTCCCAATTCTGCGGCCAATTACGTTAAGTGCCATGATTATTCTCGGCCATATCTCACTGAAAATCTTCGACCTGGTATACGCTATGACAGGCAGTGGCCCGAATAATGTTACCGATGTGCCTGCCATCTACATGTTTGAGACTACTTTCAGGGCAAACAAATACGCCACCGGATCGGCAATAGCCATTGTGATGCTTCTGATGGTAGCTGTTGTCATCATTCCTTACCTGGCTTCGTCTTTCAGAAAGGAGAAGAGGATATGA